The genome window CGATCGGCATCCTCGCGCCCGCGCTGCTGCTGGCGGCCCGCCTGGTGCAGGGCATCTCGGTGGGCGGCGAGTACTCGACGTCGGCCACCTACCTCTCCGAGGTCGCCTCGACGGGGCGGCGGGGCTTCTACTCCAGCTTCCAGTACGTAACCCTGGTGGCCGGTCAGCTCACCGCCCTCGGCGTGCAGATCGTGTTGCAGCAGATGCTGAGCGGCGAGCAGATGGCCGAGTGGGGCTGGCGGATCCCGTTCGTGATCGGCGCGGTGGGCGCGCTGGTCGTGATGTGGCTGCGCCGCGGCATGGACGAGACCGACAGCTACCAGAAGGAGTCGGCGTCCGGCTCGGAACAGCGCGGCACCGTGCGGGCGCTGCTGCGCCACCCCAGGGAGTGCCTGCTGGTCGTCGGCCTGACCCTCGGCGGCACCGTCGCCTTCTACACCTTCACCACGTACCTGCAGAAGTTCATGGTGAACACCTCCGGCATCGACAAGGGCACCGTCGCCTGGATCAACTTCCTGGCGCTGCTGGTGTTCCTGTGCATCCAGCCGCTGGCCGGGGCGCTGTCGGACCGCATCGGCCGCCGCAAGCTGCTGCTGGGCTTCGGCGTCAGCGGCACCCTGCTGACGGTGCCGCTGCTGACGCTGCTCAGCTCGACGCAGAACCCGGTGGCCGCCTTCGCGCTGATGCTGGCCGGGCTGGTCATCGTCACCGGCTACACCTCGATCAACGCGATCGTGAAGGCCGAGCTGTTCCCGACCAACATCCGCGCGCTCGGCGTCGGCCTGCCCTACGCGCTGACCGTGGCGATCTTCGGCGGCACCGCCGAGTTCGTCGGGCTGTGGCTCAAGCAGGCGGGCAACGAGCCGGTGTTCTACTGGTACGTGGCAGGATGCGTCCTGGTCTCGCTGGTCGTGTACCTCTGCATGCGCGAGACCTCGCAGAGCTCGTCGCTGGAGGACGCCCCGCAGCCGAGCAAGCCGAGCTGAGCGGGAGGTGGCCGTGCGTGTGCTGCTCGTCGAGGACGACGACGGCGTCGCCGACGCCCTCGTCGACGTCCTCACCGCGCACGGCCACCGCCCGACGCGGGTCTCGCGGGGCACCGACGCGCTGACCCGCCACCGCGAGCACGACCTGGTCCTGCTCGACCTGGGGCTGCCCGACGTCGACGGCCTGGAGGTGCTCCGCAAGCTGCGCAGGGTCGCCGAACTGCCGGTGATCGTGCTGACCGCCCGCGGTGAGGAGCGCAGCGTGGTCCGCGGGCTGCGCTCCGGAGCCGACGACTACCTGGTCAAGCCGGTCCGGATGGCCGAGCTGCTGGCCCGCATCGACGTGGTGACGCGGCGGCACAGCGCCACCTCGCCGGCGAGCGAGGTGGTGGCGGCGGCCGACGTGCGGGTGGACCTGCGCACCCGCCGCGTCCGGGTCGGCGAACGCGACGTCGAGCTGACGCCGAAGGAGTTCGACGTGCTGGCGGTGCTGGCCAACCACGCGGGCACCGCGGTGAGCAGGCAGAAGCTGATGGACGAGGTGTGGGGCGATGCCTACCTGGCCATCTCCCGGTCCCTCGACGTGCACATCGCGCAGTTGCGCGCCAAGCTCGACCGCCCGCGGGTGCTGACCACGATCCGCGGGTTCGGTTACCGGTTCGGGGAGTAGCGCCGTGCGCAGGCGCCTGCTGCTGGTGCTGCTGACCTTCTCGATCGTGGCGGTCGCCGCGTTCGCGCTGCCGCTGCTGGGCGTGACCGCCGCTCAGCGGACCCAGCAGCTCGCCCTGTCCCGCAGCGGCGCGCTGGACCGGTTCGCCGCGCTGGCCGACCAGGCCAGCGGCACCGGCGACGTCGCCCAGCTGGTCAGCGAGGCCACCCGCTACACCGAGCTCTACGGCGAGCCGCTGGTCGTGGTCGGCGCCGACCGCGGGCCGATCGTGGAGACCGGCGGGCTGCGAGCCGCGGACGTCGCCGAGCCGATCGACCAGGCGTTGCGCAACGAGCCGTCCGGGCAGCTCGCGCCGCTGCGGCCGTGGTCGGGCGAGGACGTGCTGCGCCACCGCCCGGTGGGCAGCGGTACCCGGGTGACCGGGGCGGTGGTGATGCGGGTGTCGGTGCGCGCGGCCGCCGCCGACATCTCCCGCCAGTGGGCGCTGATCGCGCTGGGCGCGGTCAGCGCGCTGGCCGCCTGCGGGGTGCTGGCCCTGGTCGTGGCGCGCTGGATCCTGCGTCCGCTCGGGGAGCTGGAGTCCGGGGTCCGCGCGGTTGCCGCCGGTTCCCGGCAGACCCGGGTGGCGGTCGGCGCCGGACCTCCGGAGCTGCGTGCCCTTGCCGGGCTGTTCAACGGCATGTCGGAGGCGGTGGCCGAGGCCGAGGAACGGCAGCGCCGCATGGTCGCCGACGCCTCCCACCAGCTGCGCAACCCGATGGCCGCGCTGCGGCTGCGGGTGGACGCGCTGGAGCGGCGGATCCAGCCGGAGGCCATGGCCAGCTACCGGTCCACGGTCGAGGAGGTGGAGCGGCTGGAGGCGCTGCTGGACCGCTTGCTGGTGCTGTCGACGGCCGACGACAGCGCGGCCGACCGCGACGGTGGTGCCGACGGCTCCACGTGCGATCCGCACGCGGTCGTCGCGGACCGGGTGGCTGCCTGGCGCTCCGCCGCCGATGACGCCGGCGTCGTGCTGCGCACCGGCGACCCGCCCGCGTTCCGCGTCGACGCGCGGTGCGCGCGGGACGACCTGGCCCAGATCCTCGACGTCGTCCTGGACAACGCGGTCAAGTACGCGGGCACCGGTGCCGAGGTGACCGTCTCCGAGACCGCCGACCGGCAGTGGTACCGGCTCGCGGTGACCGACACCGGCCCCGGACTGGCACCTGACGAGCTGGCCATGGCCACCGGCCGGTTCTGGCGGGCCGACCGCGACCGCGGCAGCCGGGGGACCGGGCTCGGGCTGTCCATCGCCGACCGGCTCGCGACCGCACGCGGAGGCTCCCTGCGCGTGGCCGGGGTCGAGCCGCACGGTTTGTCGGTTCGGGTGGAACTGCCGGTCGCGCGGGACGGAGGTGATCGACCGTGAGTGGCATCGACCGCCGTCGGCTGCTTCGGTTGGGAGCCGCCGGGATCCTCGCCGGCGTGCTGCCCGCGTGCGCGCCGGCTGGGCCTGAGCTGCCTCTGCGCATCGCGGCGGGGGAGCGGGGCGGCTTCTACTCCGAGTTCGCAGCACTGCTGGCCGAAGAGATCGCCCTTGCCGACTCCCGGCTGAGGCCCACCGTCTTCGACACCGAGGGCAGCGTGGCCAACGTCGAGCTCCTCCGGGACGGCCGCGCCGAGCTCGCGCTGCTGCTCGCCGACGTGGCCCAGGCCGCACCGCGGGGGGAGCTGGGGCCCCCGGTGCAGGTCAGGGCGCTGGGCCGGTTGTACGAGAACTACGTCCAGCTCGTCGTGCCGGTGGACAGCCCGATCCGCGGGCTGCCCGACCTGCGTGGGCGGACGGTGTCGCTGGGCGCGCCGAAGTCCGGCAGCACGTTCTTCGGCACCCGCCTGCTGGCCCGCGCGGGAGTCGAGGCCCGGACGCTGGCCCTGCCTCTGGAGGAGGCGGTGGCGGCGTTGGAGAACGGCCGGATCGAAGCGCTGCTGTGGTCGGGTGGCGTGCCCACGCCCGCGCTTCGCGCACTGGACGAACGCAGCGGCATCCGGCTGGTCCCGTTGCAGGCATCGGTGCCCGGGCTGTGCGGGTACGCGGTCTGCGAGCAGGTGTGGGTGCCGCCGCGTGCCTACCGGATGGGGGCCGGGGTGCCGACCGTCGGCATGGCCAACCTGCTGGTGTGCCCGCCCGGCCTGCCCGACGACGTCGCCGCGACGGTCGTGCGCGTGCTGGTCGGCCAGGCGTCCCGGCTGGTGCCGCGGCAGGCGGTCGGCACCCAGTTCCTGGATGTCCGGACCCTGACCGGCACCGGCGCGGTGCCGCTGCACCCGGGGGCGCAACGGGCCTACCGGGAGCTCCACGGCTGACGAGCGGTGACTTTGTGCCCTCCCGGGCGCTTCGCGGCGCGATCAGAATTGCCCGCAATGGTGAGGTACCGGGAGGTAGAGGTGCCGTTGAGGAATCCTGGGCGCGCGCAGCCGCGCCGATGGGGCTGTTTCCCGAAGCCGGTCCGCAGGTGGATCGACGACCTGAGGCTGCCGCGACTACCACGTCAGACGCCGGGCGTGCCCGCCTGAGCCCGGCCGGGAGCCGGGCTCAGGCGCCCGGCTCCAGCAGCAGGACCGCGTACTCGCCGTCCGGACACGCGGGCTGCCTGGTCAGACCCACGCGTTCGGCGACCCTGATCGCGGACGCGTTCGACGGGCTGGTCTCCACCAGCACCGGCCACCCGGGCTGCGCGGAAGCGCCGGCCGCGATCGCCGCGCGCGCCGTTTCGGTCGCGATGCCCATGCCCCAGAATTCCGGAGCCACGCGGTAGTAGAGGTTCCAGCAGCGCCGGTCGCGCCACAGCTTCGGCTGCACACCACCGAATCCGGCGACACGTTCGCCGAGCAGGATTGTCCAGTAGCCGTGCTCGCCGCGGTCCCAGACCTCGACGAAGGCGTTGAGGAAACGCGCGCAGTCCAGCACCTCCGGTGGCTTGCGTGGAGGCTCCTCGCGGGCGCGCAGCGACGCCTCCAGCGCGGCGAACGCGTCGAGGTCGCTCTCGCGCACTCGCCGCAGCTTCAACCGGGACGTCGAAACCTCCGGGAATGCCATGTGGACAACGCTATCCACCGGAGCAACCGGAATTGCGCGCGAACCGGTTCGATAGGTTGGGGAGCCCGTGCAGCAGTGTGCCGGCCGAGCGGTGCCGGGGTGAGGAGGTGCGATCGATGCGTGCCATGGTGTTCGAGGAGTTCGGCCGGACCCCCGTCGTCCGCGAGGTGCCCGATCCCGAGCCGTCGCGGCTCGGCGCGGTGGTGCGTGTCGAGGCGACCGGGCTGTGCCGCAGCGACTGGCACGGGTGGATGGGCCACGACCCGGACATCGCGCTGCCGCACGTGCCCGGGCACGAGCTGTCCGGCGTCGTCGAGGCGGTGGGCGCCGAGGTCGCCAACTGGCGGCCCGGCGACCGGGTCACGGTGCCGTTCGTCTGCGCGTGCGGCCGGTGCGCCGAGTGCGCGCGGGGCGACCAGCAGGTGTGCGCGCACCAGACGCAGCCGGGCTTCACGCACTGGGGGTCCTTCGCCGAGTTCGTGTCGCTGGAGAACGCCGACGTCAACCTCGTGGCCGTGCCGGACGCGATGTCGTTCGCGACCGCGGCCGGGCTCGGCTGCCGGTTCGCGACGGCCTTCCGGGCGGTGGTCGCCCAGGGCCGGGTGACGGCTGGGCAGTGGGTCGTGGTGCACGGCTGCGGCGGGGTGGGGCTGTCCGCGGTGATGATCGCCGCCGCCTGCGGTGCCGCCGTGATCGCGGTCGACATCTCACCGGACGCGCTCGCCCTGGCGCGCCGCTTCGGCGCGAAGGAGTGCCTGGACCCCTCGGCGCTGCCGGTACCCGTGGCCGAGGCGGTCGCCGGAATGACCGGCGGCGGTGCGCACGTGTCGATCGACGCGCTCGGCAGCCCGCAGACCTGCGCCAACTCGGTCGCGAGCCTGCGCAGCCGCGGCAGGCACGTGCAGGTCGGCCTGCTGCCGCAGGCGGCGGGGGACCCGAGCCTGCCGATGTCGCGGGTCATCGCGCTCGAGCTGGAGGTACTGGGCAGTCACGGCATGGCCGCGCACGAGTACCCGGCGATGATGGAGATGGTCGCCACCGGTTCGCTGCGCCCGGACCTGCTGGTGACCAACGTGATCGGCCTGGAGCAGGCACCGGAGGCGCTGGCCGCGATGGGCGGGGGAGCTGGCCCGGGCGTGACCGTCGTGGAACCGCACCGCAACACCTCCTAGGAAACTCAGGCTGCGGTCTTTCTCATGCCTGTCCGTGCTTGCTAGCTGCGCCCACCCTCCTTTTCGGACTCCACGGCGGGGTTCCGGGGGATTCCGCGCGGGTGCGGCACGCCGATCGGGTGGCCGAGTGCGCGTCTGAGCGCGGTACGCAGGGCGTTCCCGCTCGGTTGGTGCACGACGGCGGCGACGTGGGCGTCCGGCCGTACGAGCCACACCTCGCCCGGACGCGCCTCCAGCGCCGAGGAGAGCGCGCCCGCACCGTCGATCTCCGCCAGCGACGTCACGCGCAGCGGTAGGTCGATGTCGGCCACCCAGTCGCGCACCTGTGCCGGATCGACCCCCGCAGTGGTCAGGAACAGGAACCCGTCCCGGGCCAGCTCGCGGAAGCGGGTGCGGTCAGGGCCGGCAAGCGGAGCGTCCGGTACGAGCACCCCGGGCCCCGGACGTGGTGCCTGTCCGCGCGGCGGCCGTCCGTTGAACGCCCGGCTCGGGTCCGGAGTCGTCAGCGGAGACGCCGCGTACCAGAACGGTTCGCTGAGCCTGCCGGAGTCGACCTCGGCGCGCGCCGCCGGGTCCGACACAGCGCTGTCGAGCACCCGTCGCCGCCGCTCCCGCTGCGCTTCACCGTGCGGGACGAGGAACTCCATCGTGGTCGTGGTGACGGCCAGGTTCTCGCGGGCGGCGAGGTGCCGCTCGGCGTGGTAGCTCTCCAGCAGGCCCTCGCCCGCCCCGCCGTGCAACGCGAACGCGATCTTCCACGCGGCGTTCTCGAC of Saccharopolyspora erythraea contains these proteins:
- a CDS encoding sensor histidine kinase, whose protein sequence is MRRRLLLVLLTFSIVAVAAFALPLLGVTAAQRTQQLALSRSGALDRFAALADQASGTGDVAQLVSEATRYTELYGEPLVVVGADRGPIVETGGLRAADVAEPIDQALRNEPSGQLAPLRPWSGEDVLRHRPVGSGTRVTGAVVMRVSVRAAAADISRQWALIALGAVSALAACGVLALVVARWILRPLGELESGVRAVAAGSRQTRVAVGAGPPELRALAGLFNGMSEAVAEAEERQRRMVADASHQLRNPMAALRLRVDALERRIQPEAMASYRSTVEEVERLEALLDRLLVLSTADDSAADRDGGADGSTCDPHAVVADRVAAWRSAADDAGVVLRTGDPPAFRVDARCARDDLAQILDVVLDNAVKYAGTGAEVTVSETADRQWYRLAVTDTGPGLAPDELAMATGRFWRADRDRGSRGTGLGLSIADRLATARGGSLRVAGVEPHGLSVRVELPVARDGGDRP
- a CDS encoding TAXI family TRAP transporter solute-binding subunit, whose translation is MSGIDRRRLLRLGAAGILAGVLPACAPAGPELPLRIAAGERGGFYSEFAALLAEEIALADSRLRPTVFDTEGSVANVELLRDGRAELALLLADVAQAAPRGELGPPVQVRALGRLYENYVQLVVPVDSPIRGLPDLRGRTVSLGAPKSGSTFFGTRLLARAGVEARTLALPLEEAVAALENGRIEALLWSGGVPTPALRALDERSGIRLVPLQASVPGLCGYAVCEQVWVPPRAYRMGAGVPTVGMANLLVCPPGLPDDVAATVVRVLVGQASRLVPRQAVGTQFLDVRTLTGTGAVPLHPGAQRAYRELHG
- a CDS encoding response regulator transcription factor, whose product is MRVLLVEDDDGVADALVDVLTAHGHRPTRVSRGTDALTRHREHDLVLLDLGLPDVDGLEVLRKLRRVAELPVIVLTARGEERSVVRGLRSGADDYLVKPVRMAELLARIDVVTRRHSATSPASEVVAAADVRVDLRTRRVRVGERDVELTPKEFDVLAVLANHAGTAVSRQKLMDEVWGDAYLAISRSLDVHIAQLRAKLDRPRVLTTIRGFGYRFGE
- a CDS encoding MFS transporter, giving the protein MSGQVATAPPAARPGGERRVVANVMRGSIGNLIEWYDWYAYTAFSVYFASAFFPKGDLTAQLLNSAGVFAIGFLMRPLGGWMLGRYADRFGRRAALTLSVTLMAAGSLVIALTPTYASIGILAPALLLAARLVQGISVGGEYSTSATYLSEVASTGRRGFYSSFQYVTLVAGQLTALGVQIVLQQMLSGEQMAEWGWRIPFVIGAVGALVVMWLRRGMDETDSYQKESASGSEQRGTVRALLRHPRECLLVVGLTLGGTVAFYTFTTYLQKFMVNTSGIDKGTVAWINFLALLVFLCIQPLAGALSDRIGRRKLLLGFGVSGTLLTVPLLTLLSSTQNPVAAFALMLAGLVIVTGYTSINAIVKAELFPTNIRALGVGLPYALTVAIFGGTAEFVGLWLKQAGNEPVFYWYVAGCVLVSLVVYLCMRETSQSSSLEDAPQPSKPS
- a CDS encoding zinc-dependent alcohol dehydrogenase family protein produces the protein MRAMVFEEFGRTPVVREVPDPEPSRLGAVVRVEATGLCRSDWHGWMGHDPDIALPHVPGHELSGVVEAVGAEVANWRPGDRVTVPFVCACGRCAECARGDQQVCAHQTQPGFTHWGSFAEFVSLENADVNLVAVPDAMSFATAAGLGCRFATAFRAVVAQGRVTAGQWVVVHGCGGVGLSAVMIAAACGAAVIAVDISPDALALARRFGAKECLDPSALPVPVAEAVAGMTGGGAHVSIDALGSPQTCANSVASLRSRGRHVQVGLLPQAAGDPSLPMSRVIALELEVLGSHGMAAHEYPAMMEMVATGSLRPDLLVTNVIGLEQAPEALAAMGGGAGPGVTVVEPHRNTS
- a CDS encoding GNAT family N-acetyltransferase, with the translated sequence MAFPEVSTSRLKLRRVRESDLDAFAALEASLRAREEPPRKPPEVLDCARFLNAFVEVWDRGEHGYWTILLGERVAGFGGVQPKLWRDRRCWNLYYRVAPEFWGMGIATETARAAIAAGASAQPGWPVLVETSPSNASAIRVAERVGLTRQPACPDGEYAVLLLEPGA